The Sesamum indicum cultivar Zhongzhi No. 13 linkage group LG2, S_indicum_v1.0, whole genome shotgun sequence genome contains a region encoding:
- the LOC105179832 gene encoding probable GTP diphosphokinase RSH2, chloroplastic: MDEIHDIHGLRLIVETEEDCYKALRVVQQLWHEIPGRFKDYIVYPKCNGYQSLHTVVISESMVPVEVQIRTKKMHLQAEYGFAAHWRYKEGDCKYSSFVLQMVEWARWVITWQCEAMSKDRSSVDLFDSTKLPCMFPTHSKDCTFSCKPQCGSDGPVFVIMIENDKMSVQELPANSSVMDLLETTGRGSSRWTSYGLPVKADLRPRLNHEPVSDPTCKLKMGDVVELTPTIPDKSLTVYREEIQRMYDQGRSISSAVPSYRS, encoded by the exons ATGGATGAAATTCATGATATTCACGGGTTAAGATTGATAGTTGAAACTGAAGAAGATTGCTATAAAGCTTTAAGAGTCGTGCAGCAGCTATGGCATGAAATACCTGGGAGGTTCAAGGACTACATAGTTTATCCGAAGTGTAATGG GTACCAGTCCCTACATACAGTAGTCATATCTGAGAGTATGGTTCCTGTAGAAGTTCAGATCCGAACAAAAAAGATGCATCTGCAAGCTGAGTATGGATTTGCTGCCCACTGGAGATACAAAGAAGGTGACTGTAAATACTCTTCCTTTGTCCTTCAGATGGTTGAATGGGCGCGATGGGTCATTACCTGGCAGTGCGAGGCCATGAGCAAAGACAGGTCATCTGTTGATCTTTTTGACTCCACAAAGCTACCTTGCATGTTCCCTACCCATTCGAAAGATTGCACATTTTCATGCAAACCTCAATGTGGCTCTGATGGACCTGTCTTCGTCATCATGATTGAGAATGATAAG ATGTCAGTTCAGGAGTTACCTGCAAACTCATCTGTGATGGATCTGTTGGAAACTACGGGTCGAGGCAGTTCTCGGTGGACTTCTTATGGGCTTCCGGTGAAGGCAGACCTTAGGCCACGGCTAAACCATGAGCCTGTCAGTGATCCAACATGTAAACTGAAAATGGGGGATGTGGTGGAACTGACTCCAACAATACCAGATAAGTCATTGACTGTGTATCGGGAAGAAATCCAGCGGATGTATGACCAGGGTCGCAGCATATCAAGTGCTGTGCCTAGCTATAGAAGTTGA